A stretch of the Solanum dulcamara chromosome 6, daSolDulc1.2, whole genome shotgun sequence genome encodes the following:
- the LOC129892178 gene encoding growth-regulating factor 1 translates to MMSSTGRSSRFPFTANQWEELEHQALIYKYMVSGMPVPADLLYTIRRSLDSSLSSKLIIHQPHHIGWNCFQMGFGKKIDPEPGRCRRTDGKKWRCSKEAYPDSKYCERHMHRGRNRSRKPVEIMTTNNTSTTTRPTPQTAIPISSINKNTNTHEPHHHYPFLYRPTQDHNTPKFLSESPAYSRNEMKEEVDEHIFFSEASGTMRSRCGSNDTWQLSPLTMSSSPMKQRTTYSPSQSTGHSYLQLQSLNDTSRQGQYYYHNDVEKEDHQPKKVMHHFFDEWPPKDNKHSWLDSDDKFSKTQLSISISNPSQDLFITTNEK, encoded by the exons ATGATGAGTAGTACAGGAAGAAGTAGTAGGTTTCCTTTCACAGCAAATCAGTGGGAAGAACTTGAACATCAAGCTCTTATTTACAAGTATATGGTCTCTGGAATGCCTGTTCCTGCTGATCTTCTCTATACCATCAGAAGGAGTTTGGATTCTTCCCTTTCCTCAAAGCTCATCATCCACCAACCTCACCATA TTGGATGGAACTGTTTTCAGATGGGATTTGGGAAGAAAATAGATCCAGAGCCAGGGAGGTGCAGAAGAACAGATGGAAAGAAGTGGAGGTGTTCAAAAGAAGCTTACCCAGATTCCAAGTACTGTGAGAGACACATGCACAGAGGCAGAAACCGTTCAAGAAAGCCTGTGGAAATTATGACTACTAACAacacatcaacaacaacaagacCTACTCCCCAAACAGCAATTCCCATCTCATCAATCAACAAAAACACAAACACTCATGAACCCCACCACCACTATCCTTTTCTTTATAGACCAACTCAAGACCATAATACCCCCAAGTTCCTTTCCGAATCTCCTGCTTATTCCAG AAATGAAATGAAAGAGGAAGTAGACGAGCATATTTTCTTCTCAGAGGCTTCAGGGACAATGAGAAGTAGATGTGGTTCGAATGATACTTGGCAATTGTCACCACTTACAATGAGTTCTTCACCAATGAAACAGAGGACAACTTATTCAccttcacagagtacaggtcaTTCTTACTTACAACTTCAAAGCCTCAATGACACTTCAAGACAAGGACAGTATTATTATCATAATGATGTCGAGAAAGAAGATCACCAGCCCAAGAAAGTAATGCACCATTTCTTTGATGAATGGCCACCCAAAGACAACAAGCATTCATGGCTTGATTCTGATGATAAATTTTCCAAAACACAACTCTcaatttcaatatcaaatccCTCACAAGACTTGTTCATCACCACTAATG AGAAATGA